Part of the Pseudomonas sp. Leaf58 genome is shown below.
GCCGCCGGTATACAGAACAGGATAGTGCTCTTCCAGGCGGCGGGCGATGTAGTTGGCGTTGAGGATTGCCATCTGCGAGGCACGCTTGAGGCCGGCACCGCCCATCATGCGAATGTACATCCAGGTGATCGGCAGGATGCTGGCGCTGCCGAACGGTGCGGCGCACACCGCACCCGCGGTGTTTTCCAGTTGCGCATGGCCTGGCAGGAACGCTGCCAGGTGCGACTTGACGCCGATTGGGCCGACGCCCGGGCCGCCACCGCCGTGTGGGATGCAGAAGGTCTTGTGCAGGTTCAGGTGGGACACGTCGCCGCCGAACTTGCCCGGGGCGCACAGGCCGACCATGGCGTTCATGTTGGCGCCGTCGATGTACACCTGGCCACCGTTGTCGTGGATGATCGCGCAGATTTCGCCGATCGCTTCCTCGAACACACCGTGGGTCGACGGGTAGGTGATCATGATCGCGGCCAGGCGCTCGCGGTGCTCGATGGCCTTGGCGCGCAGGTCCTCGACATCGACGTTGCCGCGGTCGTCACAGGCGGTGACCACCACGCGCATGCCGGCCATGTGCGCGGTTGCAGGGTTGGTGCCGTGGGCCGACGACGGGATCAGGCAGATGTCGCGGTGGCCTTCGCCACGGCTGCGGTGGTAGGCGCGGATGGCCAACAGGCCGGCGTACTCGCCCTGCGAACCCGCGTTGGGCTGCAGCGACACGGCGTCGTAGCCGGTGGCGGCGCACAGCATGGCTTCCAGCTCGGTAGTCATCTGCAGGTAGCCCTGGCTTTGTTCAGCCGGGGCAAACGGGTGCAGGTTGCCGAACTCGGCCCAGGTGACCGGGATCATTTCGCTGGCGGCGTTCAGCTTCATGGTGCACGAGCCCAGCGGGATCATGCTGCGGTCCAGCGCCAGGTCCTTGTCGGCCAGGCGGCGCAGGTAACGCATCAGCTCGGTTTCGCTGTGGTAGCGGTTGAATACCGGGTGTTCGAGGATGGCCGACTGGCGCAGCAGGGCGGTAGGCAGCAGCGAGCCGCTGCTGGCGGCCAGGGTAGCGAAGTCAGGTTGGGCCTGGTCGCCCGCGAACAGCTGCCACAGGCACTCGACGTCAGCCTGGCTGCTGGTTTCGTCCAGCGACAGGCCCAGGTGGGTGGCGTCGACCTGGCGCAGGTTAATGCCCTGGGTGCGCGCTTGTTCATGCAGGCTGGCAGTGCTGCTGCCGGTGGCCAGGGTCAGGGTGTCGAAGGCGCTGGCGCCCACCACGTGTACGCCCAGCGTCTTCAGGCCGGAGGCCAGGATCGCGGTCAGCGCATGGGTACGCTCGGCAATGCGCTTGAGGCCGGCCGGGCCGTGGTACACGGCGAACATGCTGGCGATGTTGGCCAGCAGCACCTGGGCGGTGCAGATGTTGCTGGTGGCTTTTTCGCGGCGGATGTGTTGCTCGCGGGTTTGCATGGCCAGACGCAGAGCGGTCTTGCCAAAGCGGTCGATCGACACGCCGACCAGGCGGCCCGGCATGTCGCGCTTGAATGCATCACGCGTGGCGAAGTAGGCCGCGTGCGGGCCACCGAAGCCCAGCGGCACGCCGAAGCGCTGCGCGCTACCGATGGCCACGTCGGCGTCGAATTCGCCCGGCGGGGTCAGCAGGGTCAAGGCCAGCAGGTCGGCGGCCACGGCGACCAGGGCATTGGCGGCGTGGAAGCGTTGCACCACGTCGCGGTAGTCGAACACTTCACCGTTGCTGGCGGGGTATTGCAGCAGGGCGCCGAAGAAGGCGCTGACATCGCCCAGTTCACGCTCGTCGCCAACCACGATCTCGATACCCAGCGGCTCGGCACGGGTGCGCAGCACGTCGAGGGTTTGCGGGTGGCAGTGCACGGAGGCGAAGAAGGCGTGGCTGGCCTTGTTCTTCGACAGGCGCTTGCAGAAGGTCATGGCCTCGGCCGCGGCGGTGGCTTCGTCGAGCAGGGAGGCGTTGGCGATCGGCAGGCCGGTCAGGTCGCTGATCAGGGTCTGGAAGTTCAGCAGCGCTTCCAGGCGGCCCTGGGAAATTTCTGGCTGGTACGGGGTGTAGGCGGTGTACCAGGCCGGGTTTTCCAGCAGGTTGCGCAGGATCGGCGCCGGGGTATGGGTGTTGTAGTAGCCCTGGCCGATGTAGCTCTTGAACAGCTGGTTTTTGCCGGCGATGGCCTTGAGTGCGGCAAGTGCGTCGGCTTCGCTCTGGCCGTCGTGCGCGCCGAGTACGCTGGTGCCCTTGATGCTGTCGGGGATGACTGCGGCGCTCATGGCGTCCAGCGAGTCGAAGCCGAGGGTGGCCAGCATGGCCTGCTCGTCGTCAGCGCGTGGGCCGATGTGACGGGCGATGAATTCGTTGGCGGTGCCGAGGTTGATGGTCATGGCGGGGATCCTCAGGCGTCGTCGTTGGCTTTGATCAAGCGGTCGTAGGCGTCCTGATCGAGCAGGGTAGCTACGGCGCCGGCATCGGCAGGGATGA
Proteins encoded:
- the gcvP gene encoding aminomethyl-transferring glycine dehydrogenase; this translates as MTINLGTANEFIARHIGPRADDEQAMLATLGFDSLDAMSAAVIPDSIKGTSVLGAHDGQSEADALAALKAIAGKNQLFKSYIGQGYYNTHTPAPILRNLLENPAWYTAYTPYQPEISQGRLEALLNFQTLISDLTGLPIANASLLDEATAAAEAMTFCKRLSKNKASHAFFASVHCHPQTLDVLRTRAEPLGIEIVVGDERELGDVSAFFGALLQYPASNGEVFDYRDVVQRFHAANALVAVAADLLALTLLTPPGEFDADVAIGSAQRFGVPLGFGGPHAAYFATRDAFKRDMPGRLVGVSIDRFGKTALRLAMQTREQHIRREKATSNICTAQVLLANIASMFAVYHGPAGLKRIAERTHALTAILASGLKTLGVHVVGASAFDTLTLATGSSTASLHEQARTQGINLRQVDATHLGLSLDETSSQADVECLWQLFAGDQAQPDFATLAASSGSLLPTALLRQSAILEHPVFNRYHSETELMRYLRRLADKDLALDRSMIPLGSCTMKLNAASEMIPVTWAEFGNLHPFAPAEQSQGYLQMTTELEAMLCAATGYDAVSLQPNAGSQGEYAGLLAIRAYHRSRGEGHRDICLIPSSAHGTNPATAHMAGMRVVVTACDDRGNVDVEDLRAKAIEHRERLAAIMITYPSTHGVFEEAIGEICAIIHDNGGQVYIDGANMNAMVGLCAPGKFGGDVSHLNLHKTFCIPHGGGGPGVGPIGVKSHLAAFLPGHAQLENTAGAVCAAPFGSASILPITWMYIRMMGGAGLKRASQMAILNANYIARRLEEHYPVLYTGGNGLVAHECILDLRPLKDTSGISVDDVAKRLIDFGFHAPTMSFPVAGTLMIEPTESESKEELDRFCDAMIQIREEIRAVENGSLDKDDNPLKNAPHTAAELVGEWAHGYSREQAVYPLPSLVEGKYWPPVGRVDNVFGDRNLVCACPSIESYQEA